A stretch of Aspergillus nidulans FGSC A4 chromosome VI DNA encodes these proteins:
- a CDS encoding triglyceride lipase (transcript_id=CADANIAT00009507) codes for MIASCGSASALQSSCAISCCPSFRYSLLGRTIRQFSSRSGRASPDPRLEDFGKIIRDEYALVREHYDTPKHPIILAHGLLGFSELRLAGPLLPGIHYWRGIKEAFSLKGVEVIAASVPPSASIEMRAKVLAETIASAARGRESTDIACGLDARYMITHLKPENFKVLSLTTIATPHRGSAVADYLLQQIGDDRLAQLYYLLEKIRIESGAFSQLTCEYMEKTFNPQTPNIEDIRYYSYGAVMEPRFWSVFRLSHRLLQQLEGYNDGLVSVASSKWGAYKGTLMGVSHLDLINWSNRLKWLAGEITGQRPNFNAVAFYLDIAEKPYGVYLGYAHVREEAGQHSDMHTFSDSPFLGCLTVVTIRQQAVSSQVDWTNRGRQGWRCIWIMAMGTPGVA; via the exons ATGATAGCCTCCTGTGGCAGTGCCTCCGCACTGCAGAGTTCTTGCGCTATCAGCTGTTGTCCTTCTTTTCGATATAGTCTCCTAGGCCGCACAATACGACAGTTCTCATCGCGGAGTGGACGCGCCTCCCCTGATCCCCGTCTTGAAGATTTCGGCAAAATCATTAGAGATGAGTACGCGCTTGTCCGAGAGCATTATG ATACCCCAAAACATCCCATAATACTCGCACACGGTTTGCTTGGGTTTTCTGAGCTACGACTTGCCGGGCCTTTGCTCCCTGGGATTCACTACTGGCGGGGCATTAAGGAAGCATTCTCCCTGAAAGGCGTCGAGGTTATTGCCGCAAGTGTGCCTCCGTCGGCCTCAATCGAGATGCGAGCCAAAGTATTGGCCGAGACTATTGCGTCGGCTGCACGGGGGAGAGAA AGCACAGACATAGCATG CGGGCTTGATGCTCGATATATGATCACGCATCTGAAGCCCGAGAACTTCAAAGTCTTGTCATTGACGACTATTGCTACTCCACATAGGG GCTCCGCCGTAGCAGAttatcttcttcagcagataGGCG ATGATCGGTTGGCCCAGCTCTATTACCTCctcgagaagatcaggatCGAGTCAGGGGCATTCTCTCAGCTCACGTGCGAGTATATGGAGAAGACTTTCAACCCTCAGACCCCAAATATCGAAGATATTCG ATATTATTCCTATGGAGCAGTCATGGAGCCAAGATTTTGGTCGGTCTTCCGCTTATCCCACCGTCTTCTACAACAACTTGAAGGGTACAATGATGGGCTAGTCAGCGTAGCAAGCAGCAAGTGGGGAGCTTACAAGGGGACCCTTATGGGGGTCAGTCACTTGGACCTCATCAATTGGAGTAATCGACTCAAGTGGCTTGCCGGCGAGATCACTGGCCAGAGACCAAA CTTCAATGCCGTCGCGTTTTACTTGGACATTGCTG AAAAGCCCTATGGAGTGTATCTCGGCTATGCACATGTCCGCGAGGAGGCGGGCCAGCACAGCGACATGCATACCTTTTCTGATTCGCCCTTCCTAGGTTGCCTCACAGTTGTGACAATTCGTCAACAAGCAGTTTCCAGCCAAGTTGACTGGACAAACAGGGGTCGTCAAGGGTGGCGGTGCATCTGgatcatggccatgggcACACCCGGAGTGGCTTAG
- a CDS encoding arrestin-like protein artD (transcript_id=CADANIAT00009508): MSVAIHLDRPHKHLTNLDYLTGKVILSLQSETSVAGIQVKLEAESRTRLAGPKYPHNEHSDKKRTELEVHKLLYKVTDLFPDPALVSTQSSPTTAWTFAPGRYEYPFQFKFPFNNSCNLHNSMLTNLNISGLKVEMAKQANRHVKRTLPPSLSGFPGMAEIKYYVKATVVRPQFYKENLRAITNLTFLPIEPPRTGNPREEAYARRQHQFASGPTPSPKSLFHRSSKASLRDLEATSLRVSAELRLPNPSILTCNEPIPMRILVKKLSESFETVFLQMLQIELLSYTYIQAQDLKRTETGSWVIMSRSNMAMSLGRGGDPAGTEWSVDSSLWNRLPLPPSVAPSFQTCNISRSYELEVRVGLAHGTVGNLKSQLIILPLRVPVRVYSGVAPPAALLEAMATNTQDKPKRPILTPSSPWTEDTERPPIPPRPTAALAPINSDEFQEEAPPSYEDAMAETLSPLEGPRREYYPPDASSCSSSFRSTVEPGADAKSPVGGAPRTSGGIYGNPGANSSSESFDMLPSSPPESRSGSPLGPPVARQQSVLKIHKAPLPVEDSPPQYRLVAENPQPAQGQDSQRQSRRMNLGVPSRKPVPSPSRANTQANTQAKP; the protein is encoded by the exons ATGTCGGTTGCTATCCACCTAGACCGGCCGCACAAACATCTCACCAACCTCGACTACCTCACTGGAAAGGTTATCCTCTCTCTGCAATCTGAGACTTCGGTGGCCGGTATCCAGGTCAAATTAGAGGCAGAGAGTCGCACGCGACTTGCTGGGCCCAAGTACCCGCATAATGAGCACTCAGACAAGAAACGCACAGAGCTTGAAGTCCACAAG CTTCTGTATAAGGTAACAGACCTCTTTCCAGACCCAGCGCTGGTCAGTACTCAATCGTCTCCTACTACTGCCTGGACATTCGCCCCAGGTAGATATGAGTATCCCTTCCAGTTCAAG TTTCCATTCAATAATTCGTGCAACCTGCACAACAGCAtgctcaccaatctcaatattTCTGGGCTCAAGGTTGAAATGGCCAAGCAGGCGAATCGTCATGTGAAACGAACTCTTCCTCCATCCCTGTCAGGTTTTCCGGGCATGGCCGAAATAAAGTATTATGTGAAAGCTACCGTTGTTCGTCCTCAGTTCTACAAAGAGAACCTTCGAGCA ATCACTAACCTGACTTTTCTTCCTATCGAGCCGCCAAGGACGGGTAATCCCAGGGAAGAAGCGTATGCAAGACGGCAACATCAGTTCGCTAGCGGCCCGACACCATCGCCAAAAAGTCTGTTTCACAGGAGTTCAAAAGCATCTTTAAGGGATCTTGAAGCGACATCTCTCCGCGTTTCGGCTGAACTACGTCTACCGAACCCTTCGATTCTCACCTGCAATGAGCCCATCCCAATGCGTATTCTGGTCAAAAAGTTGTCTGAATCATTTGAGACTGTCTTCTTGCAGATGCTACAGATTGAGTTGCTATCTTATACCTATATTCAGGCGCAAGATCTCAAACGAACAGAGACAGGCTCTTGGGTGATCATGAGTCGTAGCAATATGGCGATGTCTCTTGGGAGAGGTGGTGATCCAGCAGGCACTGAGTGGAGCGTTGACTCTAGTCTATGGAACCGCTTGCCCTTACCTCCTTCAGTTGCTCCATCCTTTCAAACGTGCAACATCTCGAGGAGCTACGAGCTTGAGGTACGGGTTGGATTAGCTCACGGCACGGTAGGGAACTTGAAA TCACAACTGATCATCCTCCCTCTGAGGGTGCCTGTTCGAGTATATTCTGGAGTCGCCCCGCCAGCAGCATTGCTAGAGGCAATGGCGACAAATACGCAAGATAAGCCTAAGCGTCCCATTCTCACACCAAGCTCGCCGTGGACAGAAGATACGGAGCGACCACCAATACCCCCAAGGCCAACTGCGGCTCTGGCCCCCATCAACTCAGACGAATTCCAGGAGGAAGCTCCTCCAAGTTACGAGGATGCGATGGCTGAAACTCTGAGTCCTTTGGAAGGCCCTCGTCGCGAGTATTACCCACCAGatgcttcttcttgttcttcttctttcagaTCCACCGTTGAACCCGGAGCTGATGCAAAGTCGCCAGTTGGAGGAGCCCCTAGGACGTCCGGCGGAATCTATGGCAACCCAGGAGCGAACTCGTCTTCCGAATCATTCGATATGCTCCCTTCATCACCTCCAGAGTctcggtcagggtcacctCTGGGGCCCCCCGTTGCCCGGCAGCAGAGTGTACTCAAGATCCACAAGGCGCCACTTCCGGTGGAAGACAGCCCTCCTCAGTACCGGCTGGTAGCTGAAAACCCGCAACCGGCCCAAGGACAGGATTCACAAAGACAATCGCGACGAATGAACCTTGGAGTACCCAGCAGGAAACCAGTACCAAGTCCGAGCCGAGCTAACACGCAAGCTAATACGCAGGCGAAACCCTGA